TGCAGGCGCCAGACGCGTCGCCCGCCGACGCACGCGAAGGCCAGTCGCGCTATGAGGGCACGCGTGGCGGAATCGGGATATCGCATCGCGTCCCTCGCGGGGGCGCCGCTTCGATCGGTGATCCCACGCACCGGAGAGACGCGGAGACCGTCGCGTTCTTTGGCCTGTGGGTCTGCTTTTCGCTCGACGAGCTCACATTCTGGCTACGAACTGGTCGATCCGCCGACGTGCGTTCGCGGCTTCGTGAGTTCGCACTCGCCGCGCGCTCTAACTCGTGAGCATCGCGCAGGCTGCGGAGCTCACCCGATCGAAGCGCACCCGCTCGACGCCGGATCACCCATGCGGGCGATGCGAGTCCGCTAAGTTCGCTTTAGCGGACCGCGCCGACGACGCGCTCGAGCGGCGCCGAGCTCTGCCTGCGCCGCGACAAGACCGATGCGGCAGGCGAGGGAAGGGTGGGTGCTCGCGATCGGCTTCGCGCGCGACGTCGAGCGTTGCCCGGTGCGCTCGCTTCGGGCGTGGCTCGACGCCGCGCAGCTCGAGTGCGGTCCTGTCTTCCGCTCGATCGATGGGGACACATGAGCGACCAGGGGCGAGCGAGAAGGTGGTCGTGCGCGTCGTCCAGCGCGCCGCTCGCGTCGCGCAGCTCGGGCGCGAGCTCTCTGCGCACTCGCTTCGTGCGGATTCATCACCGCAGCGCGACGGGCAGGGCACTCGCCCGTCTCGGGTCACAAGGATGGTCCCCAAACCGTTTGCTCGGACTACGCAGCCATGATCCGACGACCACACGCCGCGCACGAGCTTCTGCCTCCGCACGACGAGCCGATGCCGCGCGCGGTCCGCGCGTGCGTCGACGCGATGATCGCTAGGATCCCCGACGAGCCGGAGCAGGCGGTCCATCGCGACATCACCGTCGAGCTCCGGAGCATCCTGCGCGCGGACACGGCATCGTCGATGCTTCCGCTCTTCGTGCCCGAGCTCGGCTGGACCGTGGAGTACGCTCACATCTTTCCGAGCCCCGGGCCGACGACCAACGCGAAAGCGAGCATGGATGCGGCGCTCGCCGGCGTCGGGCTCCACGAGCTCTCCCCCGTCTTCCCGCTCCGCGACGACGTTACGAACCAACCGCTCTACTGCTCGGTCGAGACCCTCGCGGAGTGGGGTGCCTACCGCTACCGAGACGTGAGCGCCAAGTTGGACGTGGCCGGCCCGCAGATCGGCGTCGCGTTCGCCGATCGCGGCACGACGCTCGGGTACATCGGGTTCGGCAGCTTCACCGACGAATTCGCCCCCTGGTCGGCGACCGCTCTCCGCGCTGTGATCCCCGCCCTCCGGGCGCGCCTCGCGGTCGATCTCCGGATCCGTGAGGCGCGTGTTCTGGCGGCGGCGCTCGAGGCCGCGCTCGATCTCGTGGAGGTCCCGGCGTTCGTGCTCTTGGCGACGGCCCACCTCGTCCACGCGAACGCGCTGGGTCGGCTCTGGCGCGATCGGGACCCGCAGGGGCTTCGCGAGGCGATCGACGCGAGCATCGCCGGCGCGGCCGACGCTCCGCTCGCCATCGACCGCCGGCGTGTGCCCGGCATGCCCGACGTCGTCGTCGCCGTCCAGCGCCGCGCCCGCTCGCGCGCGCTCCTCGAGCGCTTCGCGCACGATCACCGGCTCACGCGACGCGAGATCGAGGTCCTCGAGCAGATCGCCGCAGGCCACTCGAACAAGACGATCGCCTCGAACCTCACCTGCACCGTGAAGAACGTCGAGCAGTTCGTCAGCTCGCTCTTCGCAAGACCGGCTGCGCCTCGCGGACCGAGCTCGTCGCCCGCCTGCACGACGAGCGTTGAAGAGACCGCGGCGCCTGAGCTCCCGAATCGATCCGCCTACCCCTCCTGGGCGCCCGTGCCACGGATCGGTCAGGAGATCTGCGCGCCGTCATCGTCTCGGCGCTCGCCGCGATCACGCTCGGTGCAGGCGCCTACGGCGCCGCGCTCGGCCTGTGGCGCGCGCCGGAGCAGGCGCTCTACTCCGCGATCAAGCTGCCGCTGCTCTTCGTCGCGGTCGCGGCGTGCACGATCGGATCGAGCGCGATGCTCGCGATGCTGCTGCGGGCGCGGCTCTCGCTCGCCCAGACCACGGTCTGCGTCCTGCTCGCGTTCGCGGTCACCTCCGCGATCCCGACGCGGGCACGAGCGAGCCCGACGGCGGCGAGCCATCGAACGACGCGAGCGCCGACTCGGGCACGAACACAAACGTCGACGGCGGCGGCGGCACGACGACGACGAGCGGCTGCGCGTGCCGCGCGGCGGGTTACCGCGACACGGACAGCACTGGCGCGGCGGTCCTCGCGCTGCGCGTGGCGCTCGCGCTGGCACGCCGCCGCCGCTTCCCGCACGGATGACGGCACATCTC
This genomic interval from Sandaracinus amylolyticus contains the following:
- a CDS encoding LuxR C-terminal-related transcriptional regulator, producing MIRRPHAAHELLPPHDEPMPRAVRACVDAMIARIPDEPEQAVHRDITVELRSILRADTASSMLPLFVPELGWTVEYAHIFPSPGPTTNAKASMDAALAGVGLHELSPVFPLRDDVTNQPLYCSVETLAEWGAYRYRDVSAKLDVAGPQIGVAFADRGTTLGYIGFGSFTDEFAPWSATALRAVIPALRARLAVDLRIREARVLAAALEAALDLVEVPAFVLLATAHLVHANALGRLWRDRDPQGLREAIDASIAGAADAPLAIDRRRVPGMPDVVVAVQRRARSRALLERFAHDHRLTRREIEVLEQIAAGHSNKTIASNLTCTVKNVEQFVSSLFARPAAPRGPSSSPACTTSVEETAAPELPNRSAYPSWAPVPRIGQEICAPSSSRRSPRSRSVQAPTAPRSACGARRSRRSTPRSSCRCSSSRSRRARSDRARCSRCCCGRGSRSPRPRSASCSRSRSPPRSRRGHERARRRRAIERRERRLGHEHKRRRRRRHDDDERLRVPRGGLPRHGQHWRGGPRAARGARAGTPPPLPARMTAHLDGVGEPRPRRDSHARVMDRFRSRPAPIRSTSASSSRASASGRRSRIADGFVSPRIARVSRVEASGRPLCASGRAVAFSRARARSSRE